One Candidatus Syntrophosphaera sp. genomic window carries:
- a CDS encoding molybdopterin-dependent oxidoreductase: VASTLGLELKDVEVKTVPMGGGFGGKDDTAALVCARAALCAWLLKRPVKITYAREWSLRESYKRHPYKLQYRMGLKKSGEIQFVKTRMVADGGAYCSVTPWVTWRSTVQCCGCYEVPHVHCNVYGVYTNNVFCGAMRGFGSPQVNFAIEQLIEMAADKVGLDEIAFRRLNMVKQGSITVTGQVLSTHIVSLQQVMDTVLKEMDYAAKRQKCSFGDPESKEWYGIGLAISYRGVSLGAEGVDFNSAILNVQPDGSVLLETGVHENGQGSESAMILLAAEHLGLEKERIRYRMPSTSNIPDGGTTVASRGTIMGGGAVVNAARILKDIIIEAVLKGAKKEVTEFRNMRLYDAKGNMVMTWEEAIKLCFANQIYPYAFGVFQAPRVTWDEHTGQGNAYFTWVYGCQAVELKVDPATGAVTLLSMVAAHDVGKAVNPAMVKGQYFGGMAMGTGYALWENCPCEEGKVVPTNFHNYRLARSTDLPEMRAIIVENPDPTSPSGAKGIGEPTNELMAPAIANAICRATGKRFCDLPIKIKPSV; the protein is encoded by the coding sequence GCTCTGCGCCTGGCTTTTGAAGCGGCCCGTGAAGATCACCTATGCCCGTGAGTGGAGCCTGCGCGAAAGCTATAAGCGCCATCCCTATAAGCTGCAGTATCGCATGGGGTTGAAGAAGAGTGGAGAGATCCAGTTTGTGAAAACCCGCATGGTGGCCGACGGAGGCGCTTATTGCAGCGTAACTCCCTGGGTCACATGGCGTTCCACCGTCCAATGCTGCGGCTGCTACGAAGTGCCGCACGTGCATTGCAACGTCTATGGAGTCTATACCAACAACGTTTTCTGCGGCGCGATGCGCGGTTTCGGCTCGCCGCAGGTGAATTTCGCCATTGAACAATTGATCGAGATGGCGGCTGATAAAGTGGGTTTGGACGAGATAGCTTTTCGCCGGCTGAACATGGTGAAGCAGGGCTCCATCACCGTAACGGGACAGGTATTGAGCACTCATATTGTTTCTTTGCAGCAAGTTATGGATACAGTATTAAAAGAGATGGATTACGCAGCCAAGCGCCAAAAATGCTCTTTCGGCGACCCTGAAAGCAAGGAATGGTACGGCATCGGCCTGGCCATCAGCTACCGCGGAGTGAGCCTCGGCGCCGAGGGGGTGGATTTCAATTCCGCCATCCTCAACGTCCAGCCTGACGGTTCCGTGCTTCTGGAGACCGGGGTCCATGAGAACGGACAGGGTTCGGAATCCGCCATGATCCTGCTCGCCGCCGAACATTTGGGCCTGGAAAAAGAACGGATCCGCTACCGGATGCCCTCCACCTCCAATATCCCCGATGGCGGAACCACTGTGGCTTCACGGGGTACGATCATGGGCGGCGGGGCCGTCGTCAACGCGGCCAGGATCTTGAAAGACATCATCATAGAGGCTGTGCTAAAGGGAGCCAAAAAGGAAGTGACGGAATTCAGGAATATGCGCTTGTACGACGCGAAGGGAAATATGGTCATGACTTGGGAAGAAGCCATCAAGCTCTGCTTCGCCAATCAGATCTATCCCTATGCCTTCGGTGTGTTCCAAGCCCCGCGGGTGACTTGGGACGAGCATACCGGGCAAGGAAACGCTTATTTCACTTGGGTTTATGGCTGTCAGGCGGTTGAACTGAAAGTTGATCCGGCCACCGGAGCAGTGACACTCCTGAGCATGGTTGCCGCCCACGATGTCGGCAAGGCGGTGAATCCTGCCATGGTCAAGGGGCAATACTTTGGCGGAATGGCGATGGGAACGGGTTACGCCTTGTGGGAAAACTGTCCCTGTGAGGAAGGGAAGGTTGTCCCGACCAATTTCCATAACTACCGTCTGGCGCGCAGCACCGACCTTCCGGAGATGAGGGCCATCATCGTGGAAAATCCTGATCCCACCTCGCCTTCAGGCGCCAAGGGCATCGGCGAGCCCACCAACGAACTGATGGCACCCGCGATCGCCAACGCCATCTGCCGCGCCACCGGAAAACGCTTTTGCGATCTGCCAATCAAGATCAAGCCGAGTGTCTAG
- a CDS encoding GxxExxY protein, with the protein MHDELALNELTHNIIGACIEVHRALGPGLLEKLYQDCFCHELDIRGINYERKPKINFNYKDLPVTIDLRADIIVEGQVVVELKSVKDLHPVYEAQLLSYLKLTGKPIGLLVNFNVLLLKDGIIRRTLDALPRILETNDEMPAPN; encoded by the coding sequence ATGCACGATGAACTTGCCCTTAATGAGCTTACGCACAATATAATTGGCGCCTGCATAGAAGTGCATAGAGCTTTGGGTCCCGGTCTGCTGGAAAAACTCTATCAGGATTGCTTCTGCCACGAACTGGATATACGCGGGATAAATTATGAGAGAAAACCGAAAATCAACTTTAATTACAAGGATTTGCCTGTAACCATAGACCTCCGGGCCGACATAATTGTTGAGGGCCAGGTGGTGGTGGAATTGAAATCAGTTAAGGATCTGCACCCGGTTTATGAGGCTCAATTGCTAAGCTATCTAAAGCTCACCGGGAAACCCATCGGTCTTCTGGTCAATTTTAATGTTCTGCTACTCAAAGACGGTATAATCAGAAGGACTCTGGACGCTTTGCCACGGATATTGGAAACAAATGATGAGATGCCTGCCCCTAACTAA
- a CDS encoding (2Fe-2S)-binding protein: MITVNNKTYSVYPPEKKLSTWLREDLSLTGTKIGCDIGVCGSCTVLVNGEAKRSCRLKLKDVMDCEIITIEGISAPDGTLHPIQQAFLDAGAIQCGFCTPGMVLTALALLKKSPHPSRAEVRQALKGNLCRCTGYQQIIDAVLLAAQRINASN; this comes from the coding sequence ATGATTACAGTCAATAATAAAACTTACTCGGTTTACCCTCCTGAGAAGAAGCTCTCCACCTGGCTGCGTGAGGATTTGAGCCTCACCGGGACCAAGATCGGCTGCGACATCGGGGTTTGCGGTTCCTGCACCGTTCTGGTGAACGGCGAGGCCAAGCGCTCCTGCAGGCTGAAGCTCAAGGATGTGATGGATTGCGAGATCATTACCATTGAGGGAATTTCCGCCCCGGACGGGACCCTGCATCCCATCCAGCAGGCGTTTCTGGACGCGGGCGCGATCCAATGCGGATTCTGCACTCCGGGAATGGTCTTGACAGCCTTGGCCCTGCTGAAAAAGAGTCCCCATCCCAGCCGCGCTGAAGTGCGGCAGGCCCTCAAGGGCAATCTCTGCCGCTGCACTGGATATCAGCAGATCATCGACGCCGTGCTGCTGGCCGCCCAGCGGATCAATGCATCCAACTGA
- the ygeW gene encoding knotted carbamoyltransferase YgeW, translated as MNNHELIKLRLKELETLKTNTHGRDFLLTWENSVANLKAVMLVAEILQLLHRDKKPWRIFDYGLAISIFRDNSTRTRFSFASAVNGLGLALSELDEVKSQIAHGETVRETAAMISFLTEVIGIRDDMYPGEGHTYMTEVADAVTEGFQNGVLAQRPTLVNLQCDLDHPTQSLSDLLKLKDYFGGWENLRGKKIAMSWAYSPSYGKPLSVPQGVINLMSRFGMEVVLAHPEGYELLPETINSASEFAGQSGGSLTITHSMQEAFKDADVVYPKSWAPMTVMQERTSLLRQGDTEGLIELERHCLAENAKHLDWECTEEMMKLTRDGNALYEHCLPADISGVSCERGEVAQSVFERYRLHTYQEAGYKPFVIASMIFNSKVQDVCRKLRSFM; from the coding sequence ATGAACAACCATGAGCTAATCAAGCTCCGTCTGAAGGAACTGGAAACACTCAAAACCAACACCCATGGCAGGGATTTCCTGCTGACTTGGGAAAACAGCGTGGCCAACCTCAAGGCCGTTATGCTGGTGGCCGAGATCCTGCAATTGCTGCACAGGGACAAAAAGCCCTGGCGCATCTTTGATTACGGCCTGGCGATCTCCATTTTCCGGGACAACAGCACCCGCACGCGGTTCAGCTTTGCCTCCGCGGTCAACGGCCTGGGCCTGGCGCTTTCCGAACTGGATGAGGTCAAATCCCAGATCGCGCATGGCGAAACGGTGCGCGAAACGGCTGCCATGATCTCCTTTCTCACTGAAGTGATCGGCATCCGCGACGATATGTATCCCGGCGAAGGACATACCTACATGACGGAAGTGGCCGATGCGGTTACGGAAGGCTTCCAGAACGGGGTCCTGGCCCAACGCCCCACCCTGGTGAACCTGCAATGCGATCTGGATCATCCCACCCAAAGCCTGTCCGACCTGCTCAAGCTCAAAGATTATTTTGGCGGCTGGGAAAACCTGCGCGGTAAAAAGATCGCCATGAGCTGGGCCTATTCACCCTCCTACGGAAAGCCGCTTTCCGTGCCCCAAGGCGTGATAAACCTCATGAGCAGGTTCGGGATGGAGGTCGTGCTGGCCCACCCGGAAGGCTATGAACTGCTGCCGGAAACGATCAACTCCGCTTCTGAATTTGCCGGCCAGAGCGGCGGTTCGCTGACCATCACCCACTCGATGCAAGAGGCTTTCAAGGACGCGGACGTGGTCTATCCCAAATCCTGGGCGCCGATGACCGTGATGCAGGAACGAACCAGTTTGTTGAGGCAGGGCGACACAGAGGGACTGATAGAATTGGAGCGCCACTGCCTGGCCGAAAACGCCAAACACCTGGATTGGGAATGCACGGAAGAGATGATGAAACTGACCCGGGACGGCAACGCGCTCTATGAGCATTGCCTGCCGGCCGACATCTCCGGCGTGAGCTGTGAACGAGGTGAGGTAGCCCAGTCCGTCTTTGAGCGCTATCGTCTGCACACCTATCAGGAAGCGGGCTACAAACCGTTTGTAATTGCTTCAATGATTTTCAACTCAAAAGTGCAAGACGTATGCAGGAAGCTGCGATCGTTTATGTGA